The following are from one region of the Brienomyrus brachyistius isolate T26 chromosome 13, BBRACH_0.4, whole genome shotgun sequence genome:
- the LOC125705975 gene encoding immunoglobulin superfamily DCC subclass member 4-like isoform X1, protein MDKRSGTCIAMRSICLLWLLSLDFCDQHVQARPVSLELSCGVGPVHVVLESGRPLLLDCHQGATDMPRNVTWLQGGAFVRDAEAVSVLPNGSLLVRPDKGPAAEGDYSCVSAGPFGALTSRKLTLRLSGLSRFHQHPRSQTVPVGGLARFQCQVDGLPVPNITWERNDDPLPLLPRYTALPNGVLQISGVQEEDVGSYRCVASNAANRRLSRDATLTITPGHITSLEEVLIAVPPQNTTVVLGRTTVMECMAQGQPKPFVSWSRMDARPISTDVVVQQTNLVIPDTRSHHAGVYVCRANRPKTRQFVLAAAELRVLAPPVILRPPDTVSLSRGNTARFVCNASGEPAPSLRWFQNGAPVQPNGRVKSPAPGVLLVSQLAVADAGYYQCLASNSLGTACATAKLTVVVREGLPSAPRLLTVTAHSSSTALLSWQRPEHNSEQIIGFSVHYQQNEGADIREYQFAVNNDTTEFYVKELLPHTAYTFYVVAYSPMGASRPSLPVTITMLEDVPVAPPPLSLLSTSPTDIHVMWLPLSPELSRGTITRYRVDYCALDKADLVSSVEVAANETQVTLRRLNPGQIYRLRVVAGTGAGYGPPSEWTLHCTPDLFNYSNVFHAPTGLKVRAKASSLDVTWQPSPNHTHVSGYRLYCREVLSDTKDTMSVELRKTAHRYEIRELAPDQLYEVRVQAYSERRDGYSAVWRGRTQREPAASGGPPPDAFPPPPPSSIRASANSSTSIWLRWDRPRAGGSPAVHHYTVRCSPAGLRNASLVSYFTSTAQEILLDALRPSTRYELAVQSNGLEEAGPFSGTVEESTLPDRPSTPPVELQLSALDSSTVLVSWRPPVEPNGIIVEYRILYSSSSTQPDHLWSSMSLDGSTISTEVQMLLGDTRYYFKMAALTEVGAGPYSPIKDVHTPPAGHGLELDVPTVTGILLGVSLGLLCIILCVCFSLRGHRSRKMLGGMDSSPLALRYPQSEPALHELETLMSAGTKDPAITAGQQSLMGRDVHREGLMQASLSPEREEKEGVNLPTSSAQVDAEVIIHRTPECQGRPEADVETEASLDCKLSPGGSQTSPTPTSPVGPKLGPDPRAVQPPDPSLAEASGSHDGHHQGGGCWEQHSPSFYRARLIDGFHSLMPPPNGSSLSQEHGRFPPLSAQASPPSSPASSSGPVHAFAASHCYP, encoded by the exons CTAGGCCGGTGTCACTGGAACTCAGCTGCGGGGTGGGGCCTGTCCATGTGGTGCTGGAGTcagggcgccccctgctgctggACTGCCACCAGGGGGCCACTGACATGCCCCGGAACGTCACCTGGCTGCAAGGTGGGGCATTTGTGCGGGATGCAGAGGCGGTGAGCGTTCTGCCCAATGGCTCGCTGCTGGTTCGCCCCGACAAAGGCCCGGCCGCAGAAGGAGACTACAGCTGCGTGTCGGCCGGGCCCTTCGGAGCCCTCACCAGTCGCAAGCTCACCCTGCGCCTCAGCG GTCTCTCCCGCTTCCATCAGCACCCGCGCTCTCAGACAGTGCCCGTGGGTGGCCTGGCGCGCTTCCAGTGCCAGGTGGATGGCCTGCCCGTGCCCAACATCACCTGGGAGAGGAACGACGACCCTCTGCCCCTTCTGCCGAG GTACACCGCCCTGCCCAATGGCGTGTTGCAGATTTCGGGGGTACAGGAGGAAGACGTGGGTTCCTATCGCTGTGTGGCCTCCAATGCAGCCAACAGGCGTCTCAGCCGGGACGCAACCCTCACCATAACGCCAG GCCACATCACTTCGCTGGAGGAGGTATTGATTGCAGTCCCACCCCAGAACACCACAGTAGTATTGGGTCGTACCACTGTCATGGAGTGTATGGCACAGGGACAGCCCAAACCATTTGTTTCCTGGAGCCGGATGG ATGCCAGACCAATTTCCACGGACGTGGTGGTCCAACAGACAAACCTGGTGATCCCAGACACCAGGAGCCACCACGCTGGCGTCTATGTGTGCAGAGCCAACCGGCCCAAGACACGGCAGTTTGTCCTAGCGGCAGCCGAGCTGCGTGTGctgg CTCCTCCCGTCATCCTTCGGCCTCCAGACACCGTGTCTCTGTCCCGGGGCAACACGGCACGATTCGTGTGCAACGCCTCTGGTGAGCCGGCCCCAAGCCTGCGCTGGTTCCAGAATGGTGCTCCGGTGCAGCCCAACGGTCGCGTGAAGAGCCCGGCTCCTGGCGTTCTGCTCGTCAGCCAGCTGGCCGTGGCTGACGCTGGCTACTACCAGTGCCTTGCCTCCAACAGCCTGGGCACCGCCTGCGCTACGGCCAAGCTGACTGTCGTGGTGCGCGAGGGGCTCCCCAGTGCCCCCCGACTGCTGACTGTCACAGCGCACTCCAGTAGCACCGCCCTCCTCAGCTGGCAGCGACCAGAGCACAACAGCGAGCAAATCATCGGCTTCTCCGTGCACTACCAGCAGAATGAAG GGGCAGATATCAGAGAATATCAGTTCGCTGTGAACAACGACACCACGGAATTCTATGTCAAggagctgctgcctcacacagcCTACACCTTTTATGTGGTGGCTTACTCCCCCATGGGAGCCAGCCGTCCATCGCTGCCCGTTACCATTACTATGCTGGAGGATG tGCCAGTCGCTCCCCCGCCGCTATCCCTGCTCAGCACCTCCCCCACAGACATTCATGTCAtgtggctccccctctctcctgagCTCAGTCGTGGGACCATCACTCGCTACCGTGTTGACTACTGTGCCTTGGACAAGG CTGACCTGGTGTCCTCTGTGGAAGTGGCAGCGAATGAGACCCAGGTCACCCTGAGACGCCTGAACCCTGGGCAGATATACCGGCTCCGTGTGGTGGCCGGAACCGGGGCCGGGTATGGCCCACCATCCGAATGGACCCTGCACTGCACTCCGGACCTCTTCAACTACAGCAACG TCTTCCACGCCCCCACCGGGCTGAAAGTCCGAGCCAAGGCCTCCTCACTGGACGTAACCTGGCAGCCGTCACCCAACCACACCCACGTCTCCGGCTATCGGCTCTACTGCCGAGAGGTTCTGTCGGACACGAAGGACACCATGTCCGTCGAGTTGAGGAAGACAGCCCACCGCTATGAGATCAGGGAGCTGG CCCCGGACCAGCTCTATGAGGTCAGAGTGCAGGCCTACAGCGAGCGGCGAGATGGGTACTCTGCTGTGTGGAGGGGCCGGACGCAGAGGGAGCCGGCAGCTAGCGGAG GCCCTCCACCAGACgccttcccaccccccccacccagcagcATCCGGGCCTCTGCCAATAGCTCCACCTCCATCTGGCTGCGCTGGGACCGGCCGCGGGCAGGCGGCTCGCCGGCGGTGCACCACTACACAGTGCGCTGCAGCCCCGCGGGTCTTCGCAACGCCTCACTTGTCTCCTACTTCACTAG CACTGCACAGGAAATTCTGCTGGATGCCCTGAGACCCTCTACACGGTATGAGCTGGCAGTGCAGTCCAACGGCCTTGAAGAGGCAGGACCCTTCAGCGGCACTGTGGAGGAGTCCACGctccctgaca GACCCTCCACTCCCCCTGTGGAGCTGCAGCTCAGTGCCTTGGACTCCTCCACAGTGCTGGTCAGCTGGCGCCCCCCTGTGGAGCCCAACGGCATCATCGTGGAGTACAGGATCCtatacagcagcagcagcacccagcCTGACCACCTGTGGAGCTCCATGTCCcttgatg GCAGCACCATTAGCACGGAGGTGCAGATGCTCCTCGGCGACACCCGCTACTACTTCAAGATGGCGGCATTGActgaggtgggggcggggccctacTCCCCCATAAAGGATGTGCACACGCCCCCTGCGGGACATG GTTTAGAGCTGGACGTTCCCACGGTAACGGGCATCCTGCTGGGCGTGTCTCTGGGCCTCCTATGCATCATCCTGTGTGTGTGCTTCAGCCTTCGCGGGCACCGCAGCCG GAAGATGCTGGGGGGGATGGACTCCTCCCCTCTGGCTTTGCGGTACCCCCAAAGCGAGCCGGCCCTTCACGAGCTGGAAACACTCATGTCTGCGGGAACCAAGGACCCAGCCATAACTGCCGGGCAGCAAAGCCTTATGGGTCGTGATGTACACAGGGAAGGCCTGATGCAGGCCTCTCTGTCCCCCGAG cgggaggagaaggagggggtGAATCTCCCCACCAGCAGCGCGCAGGTGGACGCAGAGGTGATCATTCACAGGACGCCAGAGTGCCAGGGAAGACCGGAGGCTGACGTTGAAACTGAAGCCTCCTTGGATTGCAAATTAAGCCCCGGTGGAAGCCAAACCTCGCCTACACCGACCAGCCCCGTTGGTCCGAAGCTGGGCCCTGATCCCCGGGCAGTGCAGCCTCCCGACCCCTCCCTGGCAGAGGCGTCAGGGAGTCACGACGGGCATCACCAGGGCGGGGGCTGCTGGGAACAGCACTCTCCCAGTTTTTACAGGGCGAGACTTATCGACGGCTTCCATTCGTTGATGCCCCCCCCAAACGGAAGCTCTCTGTCACAGGAGCATGGACGTTTTCCTCCCTTGTCCGCACAAGCGTCCCCACCCTCCTCTCCCGCATCAAGCTCCGGCCCAGTCCATGCTTTTGCAGCCTCGCACTGCTACCCTTAG
- the LOC125705975 gene encoding immunoglobulin superfamily DCC subclass member 4-like isoform X2 produces MDKRSGTCIAMRSICLLWLLSLDFCDQHVQARPVSLELSCGVGPVHVVLESGRPLLLDCHQGATDMPRNVTWLQGGAFVRDAEAVSVLPNGSLLVRPDKGPAAEGDYSCVSAGPFGALTSRKLTLRLSGLSRFHQHPRSQTVPVGGLARFQCQVDGLPVPNITWERNDDPLPLLPRYTALPNGVLQISGVQEEDVGSYRCVASNAANRRLSRDATLTITPGHITSLEEVLIAVPPQNTTVVLGRTTVMECMAQGQPKPFVSWSRMDARPISTDVVVQQTNLVIPDTRSHHAGVYVCRANRPKTRQFVLAAAELRVLAPPVILRPPDTVSLSRGNTARFVCNASGEPAPSLRWFQNGAPVQPNGRVKSPAPGVLLVSQLAVADAGYYQCLASNSLGTACATAKLTVVVREGLPSAPRLLTVTAHSSSTALLSWQRPEHNSEQIIGFSVHYQQNEGADIREYQFAVNNDTTEFYVKELLPHTAYTFYVVAYSPMGASRPSLPVTITMLEDVPVAPPPLSLLSTSPTDIHVMWLPLSPELSRGTITRYRVDYCALDKADLVSSVEVAANETQVTLRRLNPGQIYRLRVVAGTGAGYGPPSEWTLHCTPDLFNYSNVFHAPTGLKVRAKASSLDVTWQPSPNHTHVSGYRLYCREVLSDTKDTMSVELRKTAHRYEIRELAPDQLYEVRVQAYSERRDGYSAVWRGRTQREPAASGGPPPDAFPPPPPSSIRASANSSTSIWLRWDRPRAGGSPAVHHYTVRCSPAGLRNASLVSYFTSTAQEILLDALRPSTRYELAVQSNGLEEAGPFSGTVEESTLPDRPSTPPVELQLSALDSSTVLVSWRPPVEPNGIIVEYRILYSSSSTQPDHLWSSMSLDGSTISTEVQMLLGDTRYYFKMAALTEVGAGPYSPIKDVHTPPAGHELDVPTVTGILLGVSLGLLCIILCVCFSLRGHRSRKMLGGMDSSPLALRYPQSEPALHELETLMSAGTKDPAITAGQQSLMGRDVHREGLMQASLSPEREEKEGVNLPTSSAQVDAEVIIHRTPECQGRPEADVETEASLDCKLSPGGSQTSPTPTSPVGPKLGPDPRAVQPPDPSLAEASGSHDGHHQGGGCWEQHSPSFYRARLIDGFHSLMPPPNGSSLSQEHGRFPPLSAQASPPSSPASSSGPVHAFAASHCYP; encoded by the exons CTAGGCCGGTGTCACTGGAACTCAGCTGCGGGGTGGGGCCTGTCCATGTGGTGCTGGAGTcagggcgccccctgctgctggACTGCCACCAGGGGGCCACTGACATGCCCCGGAACGTCACCTGGCTGCAAGGTGGGGCATTTGTGCGGGATGCAGAGGCGGTGAGCGTTCTGCCCAATGGCTCGCTGCTGGTTCGCCCCGACAAAGGCCCGGCCGCAGAAGGAGACTACAGCTGCGTGTCGGCCGGGCCCTTCGGAGCCCTCACCAGTCGCAAGCTCACCCTGCGCCTCAGCG GTCTCTCCCGCTTCCATCAGCACCCGCGCTCTCAGACAGTGCCCGTGGGTGGCCTGGCGCGCTTCCAGTGCCAGGTGGATGGCCTGCCCGTGCCCAACATCACCTGGGAGAGGAACGACGACCCTCTGCCCCTTCTGCCGAG GTACACCGCCCTGCCCAATGGCGTGTTGCAGATTTCGGGGGTACAGGAGGAAGACGTGGGTTCCTATCGCTGTGTGGCCTCCAATGCAGCCAACAGGCGTCTCAGCCGGGACGCAACCCTCACCATAACGCCAG GCCACATCACTTCGCTGGAGGAGGTATTGATTGCAGTCCCACCCCAGAACACCACAGTAGTATTGGGTCGTACCACTGTCATGGAGTGTATGGCACAGGGACAGCCCAAACCATTTGTTTCCTGGAGCCGGATGG ATGCCAGACCAATTTCCACGGACGTGGTGGTCCAACAGACAAACCTGGTGATCCCAGACACCAGGAGCCACCACGCTGGCGTCTATGTGTGCAGAGCCAACCGGCCCAAGACACGGCAGTTTGTCCTAGCGGCAGCCGAGCTGCGTGTGctgg CTCCTCCCGTCATCCTTCGGCCTCCAGACACCGTGTCTCTGTCCCGGGGCAACACGGCACGATTCGTGTGCAACGCCTCTGGTGAGCCGGCCCCAAGCCTGCGCTGGTTCCAGAATGGTGCTCCGGTGCAGCCCAACGGTCGCGTGAAGAGCCCGGCTCCTGGCGTTCTGCTCGTCAGCCAGCTGGCCGTGGCTGACGCTGGCTACTACCAGTGCCTTGCCTCCAACAGCCTGGGCACCGCCTGCGCTACGGCCAAGCTGACTGTCGTGGTGCGCGAGGGGCTCCCCAGTGCCCCCCGACTGCTGACTGTCACAGCGCACTCCAGTAGCACCGCCCTCCTCAGCTGGCAGCGACCAGAGCACAACAGCGAGCAAATCATCGGCTTCTCCGTGCACTACCAGCAGAATGAAG GGGCAGATATCAGAGAATATCAGTTCGCTGTGAACAACGACACCACGGAATTCTATGTCAAggagctgctgcctcacacagcCTACACCTTTTATGTGGTGGCTTACTCCCCCATGGGAGCCAGCCGTCCATCGCTGCCCGTTACCATTACTATGCTGGAGGATG tGCCAGTCGCTCCCCCGCCGCTATCCCTGCTCAGCACCTCCCCCACAGACATTCATGTCAtgtggctccccctctctcctgagCTCAGTCGTGGGACCATCACTCGCTACCGTGTTGACTACTGTGCCTTGGACAAGG CTGACCTGGTGTCCTCTGTGGAAGTGGCAGCGAATGAGACCCAGGTCACCCTGAGACGCCTGAACCCTGGGCAGATATACCGGCTCCGTGTGGTGGCCGGAACCGGGGCCGGGTATGGCCCACCATCCGAATGGACCCTGCACTGCACTCCGGACCTCTTCAACTACAGCAACG TCTTCCACGCCCCCACCGGGCTGAAAGTCCGAGCCAAGGCCTCCTCACTGGACGTAACCTGGCAGCCGTCACCCAACCACACCCACGTCTCCGGCTATCGGCTCTACTGCCGAGAGGTTCTGTCGGACACGAAGGACACCATGTCCGTCGAGTTGAGGAAGACAGCCCACCGCTATGAGATCAGGGAGCTGG CCCCGGACCAGCTCTATGAGGTCAGAGTGCAGGCCTACAGCGAGCGGCGAGATGGGTACTCTGCTGTGTGGAGGGGCCGGACGCAGAGGGAGCCGGCAGCTAGCGGAG GCCCTCCACCAGACgccttcccaccccccccacccagcagcATCCGGGCCTCTGCCAATAGCTCCACCTCCATCTGGCTGCGCTGGGACCGGCCGCGGGCAGGCGGCTCGCCGGCGGTGCACCACTACACAGTGCGCTGCAGCCCCGCGGGTCTTCGCAACGCCTCACTTGTCTCCTACTTCACTAG CACTGCACAGGAAATTCTGCTGGATGCCCTGAGACCCTCTACACGGTATGAGCTGGCAGTGCAGTCCAACGGCCTTGAAGAGGCAGGACCCTTCAGCGGCACTGTGGAGGAGTCCACGctccctgaca GACCCTCCACTCCCCCTGTGGAGCTGCAGCTCAGTGCCTTGGACTCCTCCACAGTGCTGGTCAGCTGGCGCCCCCCTGTGGAGCCCAACGGCATCATCGTGGAGTACAGGATCCtatacagcagcagcagcacccagcCTGACCACCTGTGGAGCTCCATGTCCcttgatg GCAGCACCATTAGCACGGAGGTGCAGATGCTCCTCGGCGACACCCGCTACTACTTCAAGATGGCGGCATTGActgaggtgggggcggggccctacTCCCCCATAAAGGATGTGCACACGCCCCCTGCGGGACATG AGCTGGACGTTCCCACGGTAACGGGCATCCTGCTGGGCGTGTCTCTGGGCCTCCTATGCATCATCCTGTGTGTGTGCTTCAGCCTTCGCGGGCACCGCAGCCG GAAGATGCTGGGGGGGATGGACTCCTCCCCTCTGGCTTTGCGGTACCCCCAAAGCGAGCCGGCCCTTCACGAGCTGGAAACACTCATGTCTGCGGGAACCAAGGACCCAGCCATAACTGCCGGGCAGCAAAGCCTTATGGGTCGTGATGTACACAGGGAAGGCCTGATGCAGGCCTCTCTGTCCCCCGAG cgggaggagaaggagggggtGAATCTCCCCACCAGCAGCGCGCAGGTGGACGCAGAGGTGATCATTCACAGGACGCCAGAGTGCCAGGGAAGACCGGAGGCTGACGTTGAAACTGAAGCCTCCTTGGATTGCAAATTAAGCCCCGGTGGAAGCCAAACCTCGCCTACACCGACCAGCCCCGTTGGTCCGAAGCTGGGCCCTGATCCCCGGGCAGTGCAGCCTCCCGACCCCTCCCTGGCAGAGGCGTCAGGGAGTCACGACGGGCATCACCAGGGCGGGGGCTGCTGGGAACAGCACTCTCCCAGTTTTTACAGGGCGAGACTTATCGACGGCTTCCATTCGTTGATGCCCCCCCCAAACGGAAGCTCTCTGTCACAGGAGCATGGACGTTTTCCTCCCTTGTCCGCACAAGCGTCCCCACCCTCCTCTCCCGCATCAAGCTCCGGCCCAGTCCATGCTTTTGCAGCCTCGCACTGCTACCCTTAG
- the LOC125705975 gene encoding immunoglobulin superfamily DCC subclass member 4-like isoform X4 — MDKRSGTCIAMRSICLLWLLSLDFCDQHVQARPVSLELSCGVGPVHVVLESGRPLLLDCHQGATDMPRNVTWLQGGAFVRDAEAVSVLPNGSLLVRPDKGPAAEGDYSCVSAGPFGALTSRKLTLRLSGLSRFHQHPRSQTVPVGGLARFQCQVDGLPVPNITWERNDDPLPLLPRYTALPNGVLQISGVQEEDVGSYRCVASNAANRRLSRDATLTITPGHITSLEEVLIAVPPQNTTVVLGRTTVMECMAQGQPKPFVSWSRMDARPISTDVVVQQTNLVIPDTRSHHAGVYVCRANRPKTRQFVLAAAELRVLAPPVILRPPDTVSLSRGNTARFVCNASGEPAPSLRWFQNGAPVQPNGRVKSPAPGVLLVSQLAVADAGYYQCLASNSLGTACATAKLTVVVREGLPSAPRLLTVTAHSSSTALLSWQRPEHNSEQIIGFSVHYQQNEGADIREYQFAVNNDTTEFYVKELLPHTAYTFYVVAYSPMGASRPSLPVTITMLEDVPVAPPPLSLLSTSPTDIHVMWLPLSPELSRGTITRYRVDYCALDKADLVSSVEVAANETQVTLRRLNPGQIYRLRVVAGTGAGYGPPSEWTLHCTPDLFNYSNVFHAPTGLKVRAKASSLDVTWQPSPNHTHVSGYRLYCREVLSDTKDTMSVELRKTAHRYEIRELAPDQLYEVRVQAYSERRDGYSAVWRGRTQREPAASGGPPPDAFPPPPPSSIRASANSSTSIWLRWDRPRAGGSPAVHHYTVRCSPAGLRNASLVSYFTSTAQEILLDALRPSTRYELAVQSNGLEEAGPFSGTVEESTLPDRPSTPPVELQLSALDSSTVLVSWRPPVEPNGIIVEYRILYSSSSTQPDHLWSSMSLDGSTISTEVQMLLGDTRYYFKMAALTEVGAGPYSPIKDVHTPPAGHGLELDVPTVTGILLGVSLGLLCIILCVCFSLRGHRSR; from the exons CTAGGCCGGTGTCACTGGAACTCAGCTGCGGGGTGGGGCCTGTCCATGTGGTGCTGGAGTcagggcgccccctgctgctggACTGCCACCAGGGGGCCACTGACATGCCCCGGAACGTCACCTGGCTGCAAGGTGGGGCATTTGTGCGGGATGCAGAGGCGGTGAGCGTTCTGCCCAATGGCTCGCTGCTGGTTCGCCCCGACAAAGGCCCGGCCGCAGAAGGAGACTACAGCTGCGTGTCGGCCGGGCCCTTCGGAGCCCTCACCAGTCGCAAGCTCACCCTGCGCCTCAGCG GTCTCTCCCGCTTCCATCAGCACCCGCGCTCTCAGACAGTGCCCGTGGGTGGCCTGGCGCGCTTCCAGTGCCAGGTGGATGGCCTGCCCGTGCCCAACATCACCTGGGAGAGGAACGACGACCCTCTGCCCCTTCTGCCGAG GTACACCGCCCTGCCCAATGGCGTGTTGCAGATTTCGGGGGTACAGGAGGAAGACGTGGGTTCCTATCGCTGTGTGGCCTCCAATGCAGCCAACAGGCGTCTCAGCCGGGACGCAACCCTCACCATAACGCCAG GCCACATCACTTCGCTGGAGGAGGTATTGATTGCAGTCCCACCCCAGAACACCACAGTAGTATTGGGTCGTACCACTGTCATGGAGTGTATGGCACAGGGACAGCCCAAACCATTTGTTTCCTGGAGCCGGATGG ATGCCAGACCAATTTCCACGGACGTGGTGGTCCAACAGACAAACCTGGTGATCCCAGACACCAGGAGCCACCACGCTGGCGTCTATGTGTGCAGAGCCAACCGGCCCAAGACACGGCAGTTTGTCCTAGCGGCAGCCGAGCTGCGTGTGctgg CTCCTCCCGTCATCCTTCGGCCTCCAGACACCGTGTCTCTGTCCCGGGGCAACACGGCACGATTCGTGTGCAACGCCTCTGGTGAGCCGGCCCCAAGCCTGCGCTGGTTCCAGAATGGTGCTCCGGTGCAGCCCAACGGTCGCGTGAAGAGCCCGGCTCCTGGCGTTCTGCTCGTCAGCCAGCTGGCCGTGGCTGACGCTGGCTACTACCAGTGCCTTGCCTCCAACAGCCTGGGCACCGCCTGCGCTACGGCCAAGCTGACTGTCGTGGTGCGCGAGGGGCTCCCCAGTGCCCCCCGACTGCTGACTGTCACAGCGCACTCCAGTAGCACCGCCCTCCTCAGCTGGCAGCGACCAGAGCACAACAGCGAGCAAATCATCGGCTTCTCCGTGCACTACCAGCAGAATGAAG GGGCAGATATCAGAGAATATCAGTTCGCTGTGAACAACGACACCACGGAATTCTATGTCAAggagctgctgcctcacacagcCTACACCTTTTATGTGGTGGCTTACTCCCCCATGGGAGCCAGCCGTCCATCGCTGCCCGTTACCATTACTATGCTGGAGGATG tGCCAGTCGCTCCCCCGCCGCTATCCCTGCTCAGCACCTCCCCCACAGACATTCATGTCAtgtggctccccctctctcctgagCTCAGTCGTGGGACCATCACTCGCTACCGTGTTGACTACTGTGCCTTGGACAAGG CTGACCTGGTGTCCTCTGTGGAAGTGGCAGCGAATGAGACCCAGGTCACCCTGAGACGCCTGAACCCTGGGCAGATATACCGGCTCCGTGTGGTGGCCGGAACCGGGGCCGGGTATGGCCCACCATCCGAATGGACCCTGCACTGCACTCCGGACCTCTTCAACTACAGCAACG TCTTCCACGCCCCCACCGGGCTGAAAGTCCGAGCCAAGGCCTCCTCACTGGACGTAACCTGGCAGCCGTCACCCAACCACACCCACGTCTCCGGCTATCGGCTCTACTGCCGAGAGGTTCTGTCGGACACGAAGGACACCATGTCCGTCGAGTTGAGGAAGACAGCCCACCGCTATGAGATCAGGGAGCTGG CCCCGGACCAGCTCTATGAGGTCAGAGTGCAGGCCTACAGCGAGCGGCGAGATGGGTACTCTGCTGTGTGGAGGGGCCGGACGCAGAGGGAGCCGGCAGCTAGCGGAG GCCCTCCACCAGACgccttcccaccccccccacccagcagcATCCGGGCCTCTGCCAATAGCTCCACCTCCATCTGGCTGCGCTGGGACCGGCCGCGGGCAGGCGGCTCGCCGGCGGTGCACCACTACACAGTGCGCTGCAGCCCCGCGGGTCTTCGCAACGCCTCACTTGTCTCCTACTTCACTAG CACTGCACAGGAAATTCTGCTGGATGCCCTGAGACCCTCTACACGGTATGAGCTGGCAGTGCAGTCCAACGGCCTTGAAGAGGCAGGACCCTTCAGCGGCACTGTGGAGGAGTCCACGctccctgaca GACCCTCCACTCCCCCTGTGGAGCTGCAGCTCAGTGCCTTGGACTCCTCCACAGTGCTGGTCAGCTGGCGCCCCCCTGTGGAGCCCAACGGCATCATCGTGGAGTACAGGATCCtatacagcagcagcagcacccagcCTGACCACCTGTGGAGCTCCATGTCCcttgatg GCAGCACCATTAGCACGGAGGTGCAGATGCTCCTCGGCGACACCCGCTACTACTTCAAGATGGCGGCATTGActgaggtgggggcggggccctacTCCCCCATAAAGGATGTGCACACGCCCCCTGCGGGACATG GTTTAGAGCTGGACGTTCCCACGGTAACGGGCATCCTGCTGGGCGTGTCTCTGGGCCTCCTATGCATCATCCTGTGTGTGTGCTTCAGCCTTCGCGGGCACCGCAGCCGGTGA